In Primulina eburnea isolate SZY01 chromosome 3, ASM2296580v1, whole genome shotgun sequence, one DNA window encodes the following:
- the LOC140825968 gene encoding putative F-box protein At3g10240 isoform X2, producing MWSHEKMWPLGGFEWAELPEDLKVEILCRLQSKALMRLKCVSKSWYFLISYACAPMKSSLSRSATFCGFFYTHKILRLGQHFLDFLPAEEYSGEFYPRYLPEFPGLLKSRRAFLPFEDTPSAIQSYCNGLFLLVRSGSNPTEYIVCNPTTCEYIELPINPHHTGDDNDPHVASLAFDPSDSTISFKVVRRAADVSLSHPIKLDLFTSDSGNWATRVLVLDHVLHGFNWIDHSVYVNGLLYVISLAKYLLGFNLRFTTKTDITHLAIELPHKEKFDDCGSFGTSRWCVVYSINDKSKILVWRLEHGVHWILQHIVSFDEMVSQNPQHKWLRWLHNMGEIKVYSFHPKSEVIFVGTPRLVLQYSPNTKQLKIFRQFRRRREIMCGQYKMYPSSCCPVILNGVLSSSRLPRGIEQYMLLLPIPFKHDTLVDIFTKLLLL from the exons ATGTGGTCACACGAAAAGATGTGGCCTTTGGGGGGTTTCGAGTGGGCGGAGCTTCCGGAAGAtctgaaagttgagattttgtgTCGGTTGCAGAGCAAGGCTCTTATGAGGCTTAAGTGCGTCTCAAAATCTTGGTACTTTTTGATTTCCTATGCTTGCGCTCCTATGAAGTCTTCTCTTTCCCGTTCTGCCACTTTTTGTGGCTTCTTCTATACCCATAAAATCCTTAGGCTTGGCCAgcattttcttgattttttgcCCGCAGAAGAGTATTCCGGTGAATTCTACCCCCGATATCTACCTGAATTTCCCGGACTTTTGAAATCTCGTAGAGCGTTTCTGCCTTTTGAGGACACGCCATCGGCCATTCAAAGTTACTGCAACGGGCTTTTTCTTTTGGTCCGCTCCGGCTCAAATCCCACCGAGTATATTGTCTGCAATCCAACCACCTGTGAGTACATTGAACTCCCCATCAACCCCCATCACACAGGTGATGATAATGATCCCCATGTTGCCTCCTTAGCATTTGATCCCAGTGATTCTACTATTTCCTTTAAGGTTGTTCGAAGGGCAGCCGATGTGTCACTCTCACATCCTATAAAGCTGGACCTTTTCACATCCGACTCAGGTAATTGGGCCACCCGTGTTCTAGTTCTTGACCACGTGCTTCATGGGTTCAATTGGATCGATCATTCTGTTTACGTGAATGGGCTTTTGTACGTGATATCTCTGGCCAAGTATCTACTTGGCTTTAATCTCCGTTTCACAACCAAAACAGATATTACTCATCTGGCTATTGAGTTGCCTCATAAAGAAAAATTCGATGATTGTGGATCATTTGGGACATCCAGATGGTGTGTGGTTTATTCCATTAATGACAAGTCTAAAATACTAGTCTGGCGGCTAGAACACGGTGTTCACTGGATTCTCCAGCACATAGTGAGCTTCGATGAGATGGTGTCACAAAACCCGCAACATAAGTGGTTGCGGTGGCTCCACAACATGGGAGAGATTAAAGTTTACAGCTTTCATCCCAAGTCAGAAGTAATATTTGTAGGAACACCTCGCCTAGTGCTCCAATATAGTCCAAATACCAAGCAGCTTAAAATTTTCCGTCAGTTCCGACGCCGACGGGAAATCATGTGTGGTCAATACAAAATGTACCCTTCCTCGTGCTGCCCGGTTATTCTGAATGGTGTTCTCTCTTCATCCA GGCTACCAAGAGGAATTGAACAATACATGCTACTTCTTCCCATCCCGTTCAAACATGACACCCTTGTAGATATCTTCACCAAGCTCTTGCTTCTCTAG
- the LOC140825968 gene encoding putative F-box protein At3g10240 isoform X3, producing MWSHEKMWPLGGFEWAELPEDLKVEILCRLQSKALMRLKCVSKSWYFLISYACAPMKSSLSRSATFCGFFYTHKILRLGQHFLDFLPAEEYSGEFYPRYLPEFPGLLKSRRAFLPFEDTPSAIQSYCNGLFLLVRSGSNPTEYIVCNPTTCEYIELPINPHHTGDDNDPHVASLAFDPSDSTISFKVVRRAADVSLSHPIKLDLFTSDSGNWATRVLVLDHVLHGFNWIDHSVYVNGLLYVISLAKYLLGFNLRFTTKTDITHLAIELPHKEKFDDCGSFGTSRWCVVYSINDKSKILVWRLEHGVHWILQHIVSFDEMVSQNPQHKWLRWLHNMGEIKVYSFHPKSEVIFVGTPRLVLQYSPNTKQLKIFRQFRRRREIMCGQYKMYPSSCCPVILNGVLSSSSNGARSSRFQAFKFRNRLLP from the coding sequence ATGTGGTCACACGAAAAGATGTGGCCTTTGGGGGGTTTCGAGTGGGCGGAGCTTCCGGAAGAtctgaaagttgagattttgtgTCGGTTGCAGAGCAAGGCTCTTATGAGGCTTAAGTGCGTCTCAAAATCTTGGTACTTTTTGATTTCCTATGCTTGCGCTCCTATGAAGTCTTCTCTTTCCCGTTCTGCCACTTTTTGTGGCTTCTTCTATACCCATAAAATCCTTAGGCTTGGCCAgcattttcttgattttttgcCCGCAGAAGAGTATTCCGGTGAATTCTACCCCCGATATCTACCTGAATTTCCCGGACTTTTGAAATCTCGTAGAGCGTTTCTGCCTTTTGAGGACACGCCATCGGCCATTCAAAGTTACTGCAACGGGCTTTTTCTTTTGGTCCGCTCCGGCTCAAATCCCACCGAGTATATTGTCTGCAATCCAACCACCTGTGAGTACATTGAACTCCCCATCAACCCCCATCACACAGGTGATGATAATGATCCCCATGTTGCCTCCTTAGCATTTGATCCCAGTGATTCTACTATTTCCTTTAAGGTTGTTCGAAGGGCAGCCGATGTGTCACTCTCACATCCTATAAAGCTGGACCTTTTCACATCCGACTCAGGTAATTGGGCCACCCGTGTTCTAGTTCTTGACCACGTGCTTCATGGGTTCAATTGGATCGATCATTCTGTTTACGTGAATGGGCTTTTGTACGTGATATCTCTGGCCAAGTATCTACTTGGCTTTAATCTCCGTTTCACAACCAAAACAGATATTACTCATCTGGCTATTGAGTTGCCTCATAAAGAAAAATTCGATGATTGTGGATCATTTGGGACATCCAGATGGTGTGTGGTTTATTCCATTAATGACAAGTCTAAAATACTAGTCTGGCGGCTAGAACACGGTGTTCACTGGATTCTCCAGCACATAGTGAGCTTCGATGAGATGGTGTCACAAAACCCGCAACATAAGTGGTTGCGGTGGCTCCACAACATGGGAGAGATTAAAGTTTACAGCTTTCATCCCAAGTCAGAAGTAATATTTGTAGGAACACCTCGCCTAGTGCTCCAATATAGTCCAAATACCAAGCAGCTTAAAATTTTCCGTCAGTTCCGACGCCGACGGGAAATCATGTGTGGTCAATACAAAATGTACCCTTCCTCGTGCTGCCCGGTTATTCTGAATGGTGTTCTCTCTTCATCCA
- the LOC140825968 gene encoding putative F-box protein At3g10240 isoform X4 has protein sequence MWSHEKMWPLGGFEWAELPEDLKVEILCRLQSKALMRLKCVSKSWYFLISYACAPMKSSLSRSATFCGFFYTHKILRLGQHFLDFLPAEEYSGEFYPRYLPEFPGLLKSRRAFLPFEDTPSAIQSYCNGLFLLVRSGSNPTEYIVCNPTTCEYIELPINPHHTGDDNDPHVASLAFDPSDSTISFKVVRRAADVSLSHPIKLDLFTSDSGNWATRVLVLDHVLHGFNWIDHSVYVNGLLYVISLAKYLLGFNLRFTTKTDITHLAIELPHKEKFDDCGSFGTSRWCVVYSINDKSKILVWRLEHGVHWILQHIVSFDEMVSQNPQHKWLRWLHNMGEIKVYSFHPKSEVIFVGTPRLVLQYSPNTKQLKIFRQFRRRREIMCGQYKMYPSSCCPVILNGVLSSSSALKVESALILGFHG, from the coding sequence ATGTGGTCACACGAAAAGATGTGGCCTTTGGGGGGTTTCGAGTGGGCGGAGCTTCCGGAAGAtctgaaagttgagattttgtgTCGGTTGCAGAGCAAGGCTCTTATGAGGCTTAAGTGCGTCTCAAAATCTTGGTACTTTTTGATTTCCTATGCTTGCGCTCCTATGAAGTCTTCTCTTTCCCGTTCTGCCACTTTTTGTGGCTTCTTCTATACCCATAAAATCCTTAGGCTTGGCCAgcattttcttgattttttgcCCGCAGAAGAGTATTCCGGTGAATTCTACCCCCGATATCTACCTGAATTTCCCGGACTTTTGAAATCTCGTAGAGCGTTTCTGCCTTTTGAGGACACGCCATCGGCCATTCAAAGTTACTGCAACGGGCTTTTTCTTTTGGTCCGCTCCGGCTCAAATCCCACCGAGTATATTGTCTGCAATCCAACCACCTGTGAGTACATTGAACTCCCCATCAACCCCCATCACACAGGTGATGATAATGATCCCCATGTTGCCTCCTTAGCATTTGATCCCAGTGATTCTACTATTTCCTTTAAGGTTGTTCGAAGGGCAGCCGATGTGTCACTCTCACATCCTATAAAGCTGGACCTTTTCACATCCGACTCAGGTAATTGGGCCACCCGTGTTCTAGTTCTTGACCACGTGCTTCATGGGTTCAATTGGATCGATCATTCTGTTTACGTGAATGGGCTTTTGTACGTGATATCTCTGGCCAAGTATCTACTTGGCTTTAATCTCCGTTTCACAACCAAAACAGATATTACTCATCTGGCTATTGAGTTGCCTCATAAAGAAAAATTCGATGATTGTGGATCATTTGGGACATCCAGATGGTGTGTGGTTTATTCCATTAATGACAAGTCTAAAATACTAGTCTGGCGGCTAGAACACGGTGTTCACTGGATTCTCCAGCACATAGTGAGCTTCGATGAGATGGTGTCACAAAACCCGCAACATAAGTGGTTGCGGTGGCTCCACAACATGGGAGAGATTAAAGTTTACAGCTTTCATCCCAAGTCAGAAGTAATATTTGTAGGAACACCTCGCCTAGTGCTCCAATATAGTCCAAATACCAAGCAGCTTAAAATTTTCCGTCAGTTCCGACGCCGACGGGAAATCATGTGTGGTCAATACAAAATGTACCCTTCCTCGTGCTGCCCGGTTATTCTGAATGGTGTTCTCTCTTCATCCA
- the LOC140825968 gene encoding putative F-box protein At3g10240 isoform X5, with protein MWSHEKMWPLGGFEWAELPEDLKVEILCRLQSKALMRLKCVSKSWYFLISYACAPMKSSLSRSATFCGFFYTHKILRLGQHFLDFLPAEEYSGEFYPRYLPEFPGLLKSRRAFLPFEDTPSAIQSYCNGLFLLVRSGSNPTEYIVCNPTTCEYIELPINPHHTGDDNDPHVASLAFDPSDSTISFKVVRRAADVSLSHPIKLDLFTSDSGNWATRVLVLDHVLHGFNWIDHSVYVNGLLYVISLAKYLLGFNLRFTTKTDITHLAIELPHKEKFDDCGSFGTSRWCVVYSINDKSKILVWRLEHGVHWILQHIVSFDEMVSQNPQHKWLRWLHNMGEIKVYSFHPKSEVIFVGTPRLVLQYSPNTKQLKIFRQFRRRREIMCGQYKMYPSSCCPVILNGVLSSSNLQWGVLSHALFW; from the coding sequence ATGTGGTCACACGAAAAGATGTGGCCTTTGGGGGGTTTCGAGTGGGCGGAGCTTCCGGAAGAtctgaaagttgagattttgtgTCGGTTGCAGAGCAAGGCTCTTATGAGGCTTAAGTGCGTCTCAAAATCTTGGTACTTTTTGATTTCCTATGCTTGCGCTCCTATGAAGTCTTCTCTTTCCCGTTCTGCCACTTTTTGTGGCTTCTTCTATACCCATAAAATCCTTAGGCTTGGCCAgcattttcttgattttttgcCCGCAGAAGAGTATTCCGGTGAATTCTACCCCCGATATCTACCTGAATTTCCCGGACTTTTGAAATCTCGTAGAGCGTTTCTGCCTTTTGAGGACACGCCATCGGCCATTCAAAGTTACTGCAACGGGCTTTTTCTTTTGGTCCGCTCCGGCTCAAATCCCACCGAGTATATTGTCTGCAATCCAACCACCTGTGAGTACATTGAACTCCCCATCAACCCCCATCACACAGGTGATGATAATGATCCCCATGTTGCCTCCTTAGCATTTGATCCCAGTGATTCTACTATTTCCTTTAAGGTTGTTCGAAGGGCAGCCGATGTGTCACTCTCACATCCTATAAAGCTGGACCTTTTCACATCCGACTCAGGTAATTGGGCCACCCGTGTTCTAGTTCTTGACCACGTGCTTCATGGGTTCAATTGGATCGATCATTCTGTTTACGTGAATGGGCTTTTGTACGTGATATCTCTGGCCAAGTATCTACTTGGCTTTAATCTCCGTTTCACAACCAAAACAGATATTACTCATCTGGCTATTGAGTTGCCTCATAAAGAAAAATTCGATGATTGTGGATCATTTGGGACATCCAGATGGTGTGTGGTTTATTCCATTAATGACAAGTCTAAAATACTAGTCTGGCGGCTAGAACACGGTGTTCACTGGATTCTCCAGCACATAGTGAGCTTCGATGAGATGGTGTCACAAAACCCGCAACATAAGTGGTTGCGGTGGCTCCACAACATGGGAGAGATTAAAGTTTACAGCTTTCATCCCAAGTCAGAAGTAATATTTGTAGGAACACCTCGCCTAGTGCTCCAATATAGTCCAAATACCAAGCAGCTTAAAATTTTCCGTCAGTTCCGACGCCGACGGGAAATCATGTGTGGTCAATACAAAATGTACCCTTCCTCGTGCTGCCCGGTTATTCTGAATGGTGTTCTCTCTTCATCCA